Genomic DNA from Lactuca sativa cultivar Salinas chromosome 8, Lsat_Salinas_v11, whole genome shotgun sequence:
TTCTATTATGTAAATATGTAATTAATGTGTATATCCAATCAAAATTTTGTAATCCACCTTTTAGtcatctagggttttcttatttATATCTTGGggcattatttttttcttttcatctGATTGCTCTTGAGTTGCCTAGAAAGTTCTTTGATCTTCAACAATTTTACCAAGGtagattttaatttattttagaaAGCTAATGTGTATATTAGATCTAAATATATAAATtggttttcttatttttttagcCGAAAATTTGTTATATCTAGTGATCAAGCTTTTGTCCCAACAAATTTTAATCTTGAATTTTGAAACAATTATTAATAAATGTATAAAGGATCGATCTTTGATTATCACCACCATTACTAGTTATCAAGTTTTTAATGCCTTTTCGTTTTAACCCCACACTTCTATACAGTTAATCTGAAGCTTTTTAAGATATTTTTAATCTTgaattttgtaaactttcaataAACAAATCTGTGTTGATGCTTTGAGAATCATCATTCATATAGGTTGGCTCTTAATTTCATTTAGAAGTTTTTTTTATGGCTTTAATTtctaaatttaatatatatatatatatatatatatatatatatatatatatatatatatatatatatatatataaacattaaaaaaacaatgaaattttggaattttaaaaacttttatatgttttttttctcataacgTTACCATGATTGATTGTTCATGTAACACTGTATTGTACTGCTTTTAACTAAAATTCTTGTAATAAGAAATATTTTTAGGTTGTGTTTTGATGCATATAAATTACCTCACTTGTTGAGTTTATCGCAATGTATTAATTGGTTCAACCATTAAAGTAGTTTACAAGCTAagtattttaaaaatgatttgatatatatatatatatatatatatatatatatatatatatatatatatatatatatatatatatatatatatatatatatatatatatgtagagagagagagagagagaaagagagagactaTTAATAAGCTTATTGTTTCACACAAgttttccaaaattatatttatatgttttttctACAAGTTTTCAATTGTTGCCTTATGTATGTCACTTTACATCAATCATCCTGTAAACTAGATTTTACAAAACGTTATTACTTTGTCAACCACCACCTTGTATATAAAGAAAAACTAGTTTTTCAACTAATACACCAAACATAGCAGCGTTAGTCTAAAATATTATCTTATTATCGATGCAATTTGTCTTGTTTATGCAGTTTTGACCAAATCACTGACAATGAGTCAACACCCTGTGAATCAAGGAACCACCAACATATTCTACAAGACCCGGATTTGTCACAAGTTTCTAGAAGGAAACTGTGGAAATGGTCACAATTGTACTTTTGCTCATGGCCCTAAAGATTTACGTGAACCCCCACCAAATTGGCTAGAACTAGTGAAGGATAAAGGTGGACGAGATTTGAATGATGAGCAAAGAATCATATACGAGATGAAGATATGTCACGAGTTTGCTAAAACGGGTGAATGCTCTTATGGAGAAAAATGTAATTTTCTCCATGAAAGTCCCATAAAATTCAAGGATCAAATTACAGAAAGAACAACTGGGGATTTTGTGATCAAGATTCAGACTATGGTTGAATGTGGTCAACCCAATGGCAGTCATATTATCAAAGTTAGTACTGCTAGCAGTGATCATAATGATAAGTTTTTGAAAAATCGAATTTGTAGCAAATGGGAAACAACGGGGCTGTGTGCACTTGGAGATAAATGTCACTTTGCTCATGGGATTAAAGGTATACATCCATTTGTCCATCTGTTTTTAGTTGATTTATATACATACTAGGtgtaagactcatgtattacataggttcattaaaaaaaattaaatatgaaattctaaacatttaagaagtttaaatttataaaaaaaataaaaaaatattgaattattaaaattaaagtgttttttctcttttaaatttaaacatataatttagataaataaacaaaggaaactaatgggattttaatttagaaattttgaaattaaaaggaaagtcaattaatgaaattgatatatatttcttattacatttattgcaattaataCATTTAATCaattattatatgaaatttaataaaaataaaaacaaccacaaaatgtcatgtggaaaaattttaattgaaaataactacAAAATGACAAGTAGGGAAATCAATGAGAGTGTCACATGAcaaaatgatttttatttattaaagtagataagttttagtgtttttgcCCATGTATAGAATATGATGTTTTATTGCTAATAATGAAACACTATTTGGTTAACTATTATAGATTACTTTTCCTTTTTCACTAATCTTTTTAACTTTTGTTGTTAACTATCTTAGATTCTTGTTTTGTGGTTTACAATCTTAAATTCTTGTTCTGTATTCAAGTATATTTATCGTTActtatttgtttttcttttattgtttttcttttattgtttttctttttcagaGTTAAACAAACCAGTTGCACCCATGGAGGTTCATGGTTCCACTGCCATCGGTTCGCTCCGCTTACCGGTGACTGAACTGCCGCCTAGTAATTCGGCCACAGCTGTTCCTTTAAAACAAGGTGAAGGACGGGGGTTTGCAAAGTTGAGATTATCAAATAAGAAGATCAACGGTATTTATGGAGATTGGATtcatgatgatgaagaagacgagCAAGATAATTAAGTAATAGCCTAGAAACCTAATTATCTTTTTATTCTAGACATTTGATCTTTTTTTTATGTTCCCTTGAGATGAAATATGTGTTTATGGCAAATACATGGGTTATGGTTCTTCTCTCTTAGAGGGATAAACCTGATATACATGTCTTTGCTACTTTTTATATAGAACTACAAGGCGTTCTCATTTCTTGAAGAAATGTTATCTTCCTTAAAATTGTGTTGTTGAAACTTGTTTGGAGTTCGGTTTTTCTTGGATATATTGGTAGCTGCAGCAATGGTATTATGCATTAGTTTGATCACATATGTGCTGAATGTACTTTATtgctatttttttattattaaatttacaaGTTTAATCATCAGcttaattataaataattattaGCTCAAATAAACCCCAAAAAAGGTTGATATATGGCAACCTGAAGAGTTTCATGTGAAAGAGAAAACATGCAGTCTGCATAGACTTAAAATGGATGTGTGGTTGCTTGCCCAAATCCTAAAATGACACCAGGAGTTAACTAACTAGTTTTTCACTCTAGGATTTGTGCAAGAAATTAACACAACCACTGCCTTCTTATGGGGACCGTTGATGAGTCTTTTAAGTATAATTCCATTCTAAATAATATCTACTAAAGTATTAATTTCAAGATTTTTGATAtcattcagtttttttttttttttttttttttttttttttttttttttttttttttttgcagtatTTTGCCGATTTAGCAACATTTTTTTATCACAGACTTTATACAAATGCAACACTTATGTTATCGCTATCTTCTTGTTGGGTGGTTAAATAATAGGAATGGGTGGAGATTTTTCTATACTCTTTGATTAATTCACTGTAagaaatttttaataaaatataatgaAATTGTTAgggaaaaaaaatacaatttggGATTTGATTTGATCATCATTAAAACAATGAGAGATTCGATAAATGCACCAACAATGATACCTTTCTTtaagatacatatatatatatatatatatatatatatatatatatatatatatatatatatatatatatatatatatatatataatagaaacaaaatttaaaaattatatggatcaaacaaataaataaataatactaaATTACACATAAATTGAGTCTTGTTTCTCGCCCTTTTGTCTAAGTAGAAAAGAAGGGAATTAATCATGGCTCCCTTAAAATATAGCACCCCACAAATAAAGAACATATCATAACGAGAGCATTGATAGCAACCAACAATTCAATaatcacacacaaaagtagtctcatatttttattgattttgttcAATCATGCCAAGTCCTATTTGCAATCTTCTAAACGATTTTTATTGATAGTATATACATTGGTTAAATTATATTTTACTAACCTTTTAAGCACAATATTATCTTTCAAAGCATAATCATGCAAAAAGTGGTGCCTTAGGTCTATTTATGCTTAGTGTGTGAATGCAAGATAAGATTTTTACTCAACCAAATAGCATTGAGGTTATcacaaaatattgggactcttgttTGAGATATACCTTAGGTCATGAGATAAGGTCCTTAAATATGGAGAGAACCCTAAAATTTATGGGCTTGGGCTGCTACCACTCTAACAACACGACCATTCTCTTGTCACATCGTGACCAACCCTCCAAAACATGCATTTCATTTTTTACTTGTCACATCGTGACCTccctatgctcacgtcgtgacacACAGTTTTACCCAAAAACCATGCCTTTGACTCCTTGATACTTTAAACTAATTCATTATGGAAACCGGGTGTTACAgacagcttaatggattaagcccttaatccattaagccacacACTCATCTCCTCCATTAGGCTTTCTTACACCtaatgagtcataaaaatggttgCTTTATAGTCATGCATGTCTAATTCATGTCTATCCGTAAGCGAAGTCATAACAATGGTGAAAATGAGGTAAAGAATCTCATGCTTGAGCCAAAACCTAACCAAATCTCAGATGTGGAACATTAAGCCTCCAAGGGACcttaaggatccataaagttgccagctTTATGGACTCCAACCACTCAAACTCTCCCAAACATggaaaaaatgcataaaaatccAAGATCTAGAAGCATACATCATACATCTTAGAACTTGAACACTCATAAAGGTCCATAGTAAGTTCTAAAAGATGATGATGAGACTTACAAGCTAGATCTATGTACCAAGGATGCTTGTTCTCCTTCAAGACACcaaaaacaccaccaaaagctcaagaactTAAGAATGGGGGGTAGGGTTTCGTTGAAAgtttctgtaacagcccggatttccaggtatcttctttttgttttgattttttggtgttttgagaggggactcggcgagttggagctcagactcgccgagtagggtcgcgattctggacgcgggattcgtctggactcggcgagtccaggatatggacccggcgagtccgtgctgtttaatgaaaccctaatttctcgggtttgggacctatttaaagggccttatggccgtcatttgtacccaacagTCTATAGAGAGAAACcttagagtgctttagcgatttgagagagagaggaagcatttcttgacctttgtgtgttgtttagcaaagaagagggaggttctagccaagaggaggcaaaggaggttgctattctgtggatttgaagcttagatcttcgatctaaaggtatgatttcggctcatcttctgttttgtgaagtatagtggatttagggtttcttgtggcctttgttgggttgatttgatggtcaaagtcccttgctagtgatgaggctttggatctggatccatagaggtccagagggcctcattcatcaagctttatgaagaacaatggaggttatgaccttgagttgtggtatttgttgataattcttcatatatggtcatatagaggttgtatgtacatCAAGATAGGGGTTTTacatggtgaatcagtctaggaaggccagatctatgagttaatggaacagatctgaccttagaagcgagtttgagtgattgcatggcatggactcgccgagtccgatgaacagactcggcgagtagcttgaagattgcccttagatcggccagtgagtggtccagccgagtcatgggttgactcagtgagtcagggcgagttaggaaGGGTGGttagtggactgagtcgaactgggactcgtcgagttgttcttggaactcggcgagttgagtcggggtggccccgcgattctgccaggtggaactcgtcgagtcagggggagtactcgacgtgtaaaaagggaatcctagagagttggtgaaaacgtctagactcgccgagttgcccttgtgcactcgccgagtccggtcaaagttgaccgttgaccgttgaccgttgaccagagttgacatgtgttgacttcttagggatagtcaaccttagagataaaaagtgttaattagagtcatgtgatgttataggaggattagagctcggaggatcgagcacgagggatttccaggattcgtgagataccgaaatacgcgaggtgagtcttctcactatactttaccttgagtaggtaattagagctatgtgttagtgtgtgtatgttatgtgtatgctatgtgttgtactgcattatttctatgtgatttatgctgtgcacgtttatagagttggaaccggaaggttcctagagttagaacctaagggttcacagagtttgggtgcacggacccatagagttatagcctcgagtggctaatatgtgttttatgtgtggtattttggggaactcactaagctccgtgcttacagtgttagtgttgttgtttcaggtactagcgatgatcgtgggaaggcgccggcttgatccgtacacactcataggacttttgatatatatttatgtgatcttgggatttgtatgatacgaattggaattttaaacttaacgttttatgaaattaaatgagaaatgtttttatatttgcgaaaaattattttgaaaattctcggtgttacaagttggtattagagccttggtttgagggattcgagtacaccttcgggcgtatttgaactcaaactgaggatttgagatgtattttcgaaaaagagtaaaagatttttgaaaaacgcagagcaagagatgtgtgtacgatcagttagcgcccgaacggtgatttcccaaagtacctttatattatgtgacattgatattgatatgatgtatctgcatgctagagtaggcgaGGTATTACTATTAGgattagagtggcctgatttgtgatgccttagcctagggagaggtgagctgctacgagatgcttgagagtgaataggtagcagtgaggggcttatgagagatctattagagagtggtttaTGCATGATAGAggacttgggacttgggatccgaagaggaggacttggagtgtattctggtgcggtgcggacagtagtattgggcccgtactactggaagcaccggagcggtgtgcagcccaagtaagaatctttggaatgccaagaatcaaggagggaagagttgacgagtgtgagtatactcatgtggattctaatttatcgtatgttgtatttcagaggtagatcatggtgaggacacgtttgatgcccgagagcagtggtaccagtgaggaggagatccgccggatcattcaggaggaagtggctgcggccatcagggcagagataccggagatgtttgggtctataaagaccacattgattaagacgtttgatgagcgttatgccgctctttctgaggctgctgctgcagcggctaccgcagcgattgctgctgcgaggtcgcagggtggtgatgcgttgctgttccgcgagttcagcaacacaaaaccaccagagtttgatggtactcaggatccggtggcagctatgaggtggatatctgatattgaggggtgtttcttcacttgctcgtctcctgagcatttgaaggttcggttcgcgctgaaccagcttcgcttgggagcgaaggactggtggaagtttgtgacgacgcattatacgcctgctgagctttcagcggtgacctgggagaggttcaccaccatgttccggcatgagtacgttccccaggtggagagggagcgtttagcacaggagtttctgaccctcaagcagggtagtgAGTCAGTTACagcaatcacgaggatgttccatgagagggcgatgttctgccctgagcacgtttccactgagcaggcacgtatgagccactacttgagcattttgaggcgagatattcgggagttcgctgcgaactcctcgtaccggacatttgttgagcttcaggcaaatgcccggaagagggagattgagcttgagactcagggcagggaggaggcggagtctcaggagagggatcggcgaccggcacagtcgcagccggcagccaagcgggccaagcccgctgatcccagaccagggagttagaagggccgcacttgcaggaagtgtggcaagggtcatgacggagtttgccgagcggggtcttgctacaaatgtggcaaggaggggcacatggccaaggactgccccaaggggtttgcagtgtgctttcactgcaaccagaccggacaccggaaggccgagtgtccgcagttgcgcggagcatcccaaggatctgctcctgccgccatcagagttacagagagtcggcctgtgaaggccgaggcgccgagagctcgagggagagccttccagctgactgcggaggaggtccgcgctgcgtccgatgttgtggctggtatgtttccttcatgtatttactttgatgtcgagatattatgcttatgttatgttatgcgtaggtactttccttgtgagctttgtacctgctttagtgttatttgactcgggtgcgagtcggtcttttgtatctttggcctttagtcagcatatcagtgttagtcgtgaggcattgagtcggcctctgagagtttccatagctgacgatagagtgatttgtgccacggaggttctccggggatgtgtgttagagattttcggggttgagtttccgattgatctgattcctattgcgatgggtgatgtctgtgtcattgtgggcatggactggttgagccgattcggcgcggttatcgactgtgagcgtcagctggtgaccatacgagaccctagtggaggagttctttcagtatacggcgagggtacacgttcaggatcagctttttgttcggccgctagggcgaggcaatgtctacaacagggctgtaagggttttgtagcgtatttgatggatacgcgagcgacttccgagcgaccgagttcagttgaggaggtaccagtggtgcgtgagtttccagatgtttttcccgaggagttgccgggtgtacctcctgtgaggcaagtggattttggtattgatttggttccggggggcgcacctattgctaaggtgccttatcgtcttgcacctccagagatgcaagagttatcctcgcagcttctgGAGTTGCTGGgtaagggatttattcggccgagcagctcgccgtggggagcacctattctgttcgtcaagaagaaggatggttcacaccggatgtgcattgactaccgggagttgaacaagctgacggtcaagaaccgttacccattgccgaggatcgacaatttatttgatcagttgcagggagcatcttggttctccaagatcgatttgaggtcgggatttcatcaggtgagagtgcgggatgagtacgtccagaagacagcattcaggacgcgttatgggcattatgagtttgtggtgatgccttttgggctcaccaatgccccggctgtgttcatggatctcatgaacagggtatgcaggccgatgttggatcggtcggtgattgtatttatcgatgatattctggtatattcgagatctagagagcagcatgaggagcatttgaaggaggtccttggggttttgagatcggagaagctttatgcaaagttctccaagtgtgatttctggctgcgggaggtccagttcctaggacatctcgttaactaggaagggattctggtcgatccggccaaggttgaggcggtgatgagttgggaggttccgaagtcaccatcagagatcaggagcttccttgggttggcagggtattatcggagatttatcaaggatttctccaagatcgcagtgccgctcaccagattgacccggaagggtgtcgcattc
This window encodes:
- the LOC111906138 gene encoding zinc finger CCCH domain-containing protein 39-like, with protein sequence MSQHPVNQGTTNIFYKTRICHKFLEGNCGNGHNCTFAHGPKDLREPPPNWLELVKDKGGRDLNDEQRIIYEMKICHEFAKTGECSYGEKCNFLHESPIKFKDQITERTTGDFVIKIQTMVECGQPNGSHIIKVSTASSDHNDKFLKNRICSKWETTGLCALGDKCHFAHGIKGIHPFVHLFLVDLYTY